From Desulfatitalea tepidiphila, the proteins below share one genomic window:
- a CDS encoding glycogen-binding domain-containing protein: MANKKDTQERRHKINFILEAPDAKTVFLAGSFNDWSVKTHPMKDDGKGVWTRSLLLFPGSYEYKFFVDGQWREDPCNERCCANCFGSLNNVVQVNR, from the coding sequence ATGGCCAATAAAAAGGATACACAGGAAAGGCGCCATAAAATCAATTTCATATTGGAGGCGCCGGATGCAAAAACGGTTTTTCTGGCAGGCAGTTTCAACGATTGGTCGGTTAAAACGCATCCCATGAAAGATGATGGCAAGGGGGTATGGACCAGAAGCCTTCTTTTGTTTCCCGGATCTTACGAATACAAATTTTTCGTGGATGGCCAGTGGCGGGAAGATCCGTGCAATGAGCGATGCTGTGCCAACTGCTTTGGCAGCCTGAACAACGTGGTGCAGGTCAATCGATAG
- a CDS encoding electron transfer flavoprotein-ubiquinone oxidoreductase has translation MTTERESIEFDVLIVGGGPAGLACAIRLMQLAGKTGRELEVALIDKGAEIGSHAVSGAILKTNALNELMPDHMEKGCPVESVVRGDAFYYLTPVKAMAVPVVPRYMHNSGCYIVSLSRVAQWMGQLAEEMGVNIFPGFAGKEVLYAEDGRTVVGIRTGDKGLGKAGEHKSNFEPGIDLLAKVTIFAEGARGSLVKTLGKALDLYRDRLPAVYETGIKEVIQLPEGKTFFSGNSFNDIHLMGYPLGLGTPGGGFIYEMSDNRLGIGYLTALCYEDPALDPYDMFIRFKRHPFVADIIKGGKVVEQGARTVSTGGYYTMPRLCVNGGLLVGGCAEIHNAPALKGIHVGMKSGMLAAEAALEALDKGDVTASGLDGYRRRLEQSWIKSEMWEGRNFAQALAKKGIAKFIHLGAQYVTGGRGIIDPMNMEADAETLQPLPTGATVEAPKTKYDGGLYVDKLTGVYLSKTMHREDQPSHLIIPDPQICSNQCYPAFRCPCTRFCPGNVYELELDPISGKAHIKLNPSNCFHCKTCDIKDPYGNITWTCPEGGEGPGYTIV, from the coding sequence ATGACGACCGAACGTGAATCCATTGAATTTGATGTCCTCATCGTCGGCGGTGGGCCGGCGGGATTGGCCTGCGCCATTCGGCTCATGCAACTGGCAGGGAAAACGGGCCGGGAGCTGGAGGTGGCCCTGATCGACAAGGGGGCCGAAATCGGTTCCCATGCCGTCAGCGGCGCCATTCTAAAGACCAACGCGCTCAACGAATTGATGCCCGACCACATGGAAAAGGGCTGCCCGGTGGAATCGGTGGTGCGCGGCGATGCCTTTTATTACCTGACCCCGGTCAAGGCCATGGCCGTGCCGGTCGTGCCACGCTACATGCACAACAGCGGCTGCTACATCGTCAGCCTGTCTCGTGTCGCCCAATGGATGGGGCAATTGGCCGAAGAGATGGGGGTGAACATATTCCCCGGATTTGCCGGAAAAGAGGTGCTCTATGCCGAAGATGGCCGCACGGTCGTCGGCATTCGGACCGGCGACAAGGGGTTGGGCAAAGCGGGCGAGCACAAATCCAATTTCGAGCCCGGCATCGACCTGTTGGCCAAGGTGACCATATTCGCCGAGGGGGCGCGCGGCAGTCTGGTCAAAACCCTGGGCAAGGCCCTCGATCTTTACCGCGACCGGTTGCCGGCGGTATATGAAACCGGTATCAAAGAGGTGATTCAGCTGCCCGAAGGCAAAACCTTCTTTAGCGGAAACAGCTTCAACGACATCCACTTGATGGGATACCCGCTGGGTCTGGGCACGCCCGGTGGCGGATTTATCTATGAGATGAGCGACAACCGACTCGGTATCGGTTATCTCACCGCGTTGTGCTACGAAGATCCGGCCCTCGACCCCTACGACATGTTCATACGTTTTAAACGCCATCCGTTCGTCGCCGATATCATCAAGGGGGGCAAGGTGGTCGAGCAGGGCGCACGCACGGTATCCACCGGCGGTTACTACACCATGCCCAGGTTGTGTGTGAATGGCGGGTTGCTCGTGGGCGGATGCGCCGAGATCCACAACGCGCCGGCCCTGAAAGGTATTCACGTGGGTATGAAGTCGGGCATGCTGGCCGCCGAAGCGGCCCTGGAAGCCCTGGACAAGGGAGATGTCACCGCCTCGGGGCTGGATGGTTATCGTCGACGGTTGGAGCAGAGCTGGATCAAAAGCGAAATGTGGGAAGGACGCAATTTCGCCCAGGCACTGGCCAAAAAGGGCATCGCCAAATTCATCCACCTCGGGGCCCAATACGTGACCGGCGGCCGCGGTATCATCGATCCCATGAACATGGAGGCCGACGCAGAAACTCTCCAGCCCCTGCCGACCGGCGCCACCGTCGAAGCACCCAAGACCAAATACGACGGCGGGCTTTACGTGGACAAGCTCACCGGTGTCTATCTTTCAAAAACCATGCATCGCGAAGATCAGCCCTCTCATTTGATCATTCCCGATCCCCAGATCTGCAGCAATCAATGCTATCCGGCTTTTCGCTGCCCATGCACCCGCTTCTGCCCCGGCAATGTTTACGAGTTGGAACTGGACCCGATCAGCGGCAAGGCCCATATCAAGTTGAATCCATCCAACTGTTTTCACTGTAAAACATGCGATATCAAGGATCCCTACGGCAATATCACCTGGACCTGTCCGGAGGGCGGAGAGGGACCTGGATACACGATCGTTTAG
- a CDS encoding DUF814 domain-containing protein, whose product MVMDRPRSVRALGLCSGGLDSMLSALVLRDQGIHVEWICFETPFFTSEKARLASQQTGIPLHVEDITVDYLEMLTHPPAGFGKNMNPCMDCHALMFNKAGRFMQTHGFDFLFSGEVRGQRPMSQNVSSLRYVEKHSGFDGRILRPLSAQCLPETSMEQQGLVDRQHLFGFTGRSRKPQIALAEKFGIKTYPAPAGGCLLTDPGYSRRLKDLIDHGDELTRNALFLLRHGRHMRLGPATKIVIGRTQQDNEQILQWYDGETDALLKVKNYPGPSVLMPGGGPDPMIFLAACICAGYSKAPDAAPAQVQVETRAKTQTISVLAISPGESKRFLIT is encoded by the coding sequence ATGGTTATGGATCGACCCCGCAGCGTCCGCGCCCTGGGTCTCTGTTCGGGCGGCCTGGACAGCATGCTCTCGGCCCTCGTGCTGCGCGACCAAGGCATCCACGTGGAGTGGATCTGCTTCGAAACGCCTTTCTTCACCTCCGAAAAGGCACGGCTGGCGTCCCAACAGACCGGTATCCCCCTGCACGTCGAGGATATCACGGTGGACTATCTGGAGATGCTCACGCATCCCCCGGCCGGATTCGGAAAAAACATGAACCCCTGCATGGATTGCCACGCCCTGATGTTCAACAAGGCCGGACGGTTCATGCAGACGCATGGATTTGATTTCCTGTTCAGCGGGGAGGTGCGTGGTCAGCGACCCATGTCTCAGAACGTCTCTTCCCTCCGGTATGTGGAAAAGCATTCCGGGTTCGACGGACGCATCCTCAGGCCGCTCAGCGCCCAGTGCCTGCCGGAAACCTCCATGGAGCAGCAAGGCCTGGTCGACCGACAGCACCTGTTCGGATTCACCGGGCGATCGCGCAAACCGCAAATCGCCCTGGCGGAAAAGTTCGGTATCAAAACCTATCCCGCTCCAGCCGGGGGGTGTCTGCTGACCGATCCGGGCTACTCCCGCAGACTCAAGGATCTCATCGATCATGGGGACGAATTGACCCGCAATGCCCTTTTCCTGCTTCGCCATGGCCGGCACATGCGATTGGGGCCGGCGACCAAGATCGTCATCGGGCGCACCCAGCAGGACAACGAACAGATCCTCCAGTGGTACGACGGTGAAACCGATGCTTTGCTGAAGGTCAAAAACTATCCCGGCCCCAGTGTGCTGATGCCCGGGGGGGGGCCGGATCCCATGATTTTTCTGGCCGCCTGCATCTGCGCGGGGTACAGCAAGGCCCCTGACGCGGCACCGGCCCAGGTCCAGGTTGAAACCAGGGCCAAAACCCAGACGATCTCAGTCCTTGCCATTTCACCGGGTGAGTCAAAACGTTTCCTGATCACTTGA
- the rlmN gene encoding 23S rRNA (adenine(2503)-C(2))-methyltransferase RlmN: MINDIKSMTREALLAWLLAHGEKPYRADQILKWIYVRLVDGFDQMTDLSKAFRGLLAEHFSYGRLEVDRVLASDDGTRKFLFRLHDGHLVESVLIPERNHYTLCISSQVGCAQGCRFCLTGQGGFARNLAFSEIVGQVWEVRRRLEDPSQLTNLVFMGMGEPLANYGQLLPAIEILTSSEWGMKFASRRVTVSTAGLVPRLIDLGRDTRVNLAVSLNEVDDEARSRLMPINRTYPIGQLLEACRGYPLPKGRKITFEYILFRGLNDDLDHARRLARLLGPLKAKINLIPFNPYPDSPFERPEEKRIQTFQDFLIGKHFTSVVRYSKGLDIMAACGQLRAHAQSKPMPR; the protein is encoded by the coding sequence ATGATCAATGACATCAAATCGATGACCCGGGAGGCACTGCTCGCCTGGCTGTTGGCGCACGGCGAGAAGCCTTATCGCGCCGACCAGATTCTCAAATGGATTTATGTGCGGCTGGTCGACGGTTTCGATCAGATGACCGATCTGAGCAAGGCCTTTCGCGGCTTGTTGGCCGAGCACTTTTCCTACGGCCGCCTGGAGGTCGATCGGGTGCTGGCGTCCGATGACGGTACCCGCAAGTTCCTGTTTCGCTTGCATGATGGCCATTTGGTGGAGAGCGTTCTGATCCCGGAGCGCAACCATTACACCCTGTGCATCTCCAGCCAGGTGGGGTGCGCCCAGGGGTGCCGCTTCTGCCTCACCGGCCAGGGCGGATTCGCGCGCAATCTGGCCTTCAGCGAGATCGTCGGACAGGTGTGGGAGGTGCGCCGGCGGCTCGAGGATCCGTCGCAGTTGACCAACCTGGTCTTCATGGGCATGGGGGAACCGTTGGCCAATTACGGCCAGCTGCTGCCCGCTATCGAGATATTGACCAGCAGCGAATGGGGCATGAAATTCGCATCGCGGCGCGTAACGGTCTCCACGGCTGGCCTGGTGCCCCGACTCATCGATCTGGGCCGTGACACGCGGGTGAACCTGGCCGTCTCGCTCAACGAGGTCGATGACGAGGCCCGCAGCCGATTGATGCCCATCAACCGCACCTATCCCATCGGGCAGTTGCTCGAGGCCTGTCGCGGTTATCCCCTGCCCAAGGGCCGCAAGATCACCTTCGAATACATTTTGTTCAGGGGATTGAACGACGACCTGGACCATGCCCGCAGGCTCGCTCGGTTATTGGGGCCTCTGAAGGCCAAAATCAATCTGATTCCCTTCAATCCTTACCCGGACAGCCCGTTCGAGCGGCCCGAAGAAAAGCGCATTCAAACCTTTCAGGATTTTTTGATCGGCAAGCATTTCACCAGTGTGGTGCGCTACAGCAAGGGGCTGGACATCATGGCGGCCTGCGGCCAATTGCGGGCCCACGCGCAGTCCAAACCCATGCCGCGTTAA
- the ffh gene encoding signal recognition particle protein, protein MFESLSEKLDGVFKRLKGHGTLTEKNVSEGLREVRMALLEADVHFKVVKQFVADIKERALGQEVMTSLTPGQQVIKIVNEELTRLMGGAHEDLDLSGTHPVPVMMVGLQGSGKTTTTGKLAVMLRKKGRKPYLVPADVYRPAAIEQLRKLGTQIDVPVFASRADMKPVDICQQARVEAQKSGCDTVLIDTAGRLHIDETLMDELKAIQKAVHPSDILLIADAMTGQDAVNMAKAFDEALGIGGVVLTKMDGDARGGAALSIRSITGKPVKFIGVGEKLTDLEAFHPDRMASRILGMGDMLTMIEKAQEVVDAKQAAEFEKKLRKNQFTLDDFKNQLLQVRKMGSLSDILGMIPGMGKIKQLKNMEVDDSELVRIEAIINSMTPQERRQYNIINGSRRRRIASGSGTSVQDVNRLLKNYAQVMKMMKKIGKGGMRGMGRGMLPF, encoded by the coding sequence ATGTTTGAGAGCCTGAGCGAAAAACTCGATGGCGTCTTTAAAAGGCTCAAGGGACACGGCACCCTTACGGAAAAAAATGTTTCCGAAGGGCTGCGTGAAGTGCGCATGGCCCTGTTGGAAGCCGACGTCCATTTCAAGGTGGTCAAGCAGTTCGTCGCCGATATCAAGGAGCGGGCCCTGGGCCAGGAGGTGATGACCAGCCTGACGCCCGGTCAGCAAGTCATCAAAATCGTCAATGAAGAGCTGACCCGCCTTATGGGCGGAGCCCATGAAGACCTCGATTTGTCAGGTACCCATCCGGTGCCCGTCATGATGGTCGGTCTGCAGGGTTCGGGCAAGACGACCACTACCGGCAAACTGGCCGTCATGCTTCGGAAAAAAGGCCGCAAGCCATACCTGGTGCCGGCCGATGTCTATCGACCGGCGGCCATCGAGCAGCTGCGCAAACTGGGGACCCAGATCGATGTACCCGTCTTCGCATCGCGCGCCGACATGAAGCCGGTGGATATCTGCCAGCAGGCGCGGGTGGAGGCCCAGAAGAGCGGTTGCGACACGGTGCTGATCGATACGGCCGGCCGGTTGCACATCGACGAAACCCTGATGGATGAGCTCAAGGCGATTCAGAAAGCCGTTCATCCCTCGGACATTCTTCTGATCGCCGATGCCATGACCGGTCAGGATGCGGTCAACATGGCCAAGGCCTTTGACGAGGCATTGGGCATCGGCGGTGTGGTGTTGACCAAAATGGACGGCGATGCCCGCGGCGGCGCGGCCCTGTCCATCCGATCGATCACCGGCAAGCCGGTCAAATTTATCGGTGTCGGCGAAAAACTGACCGACCTGGAGGCGTTCCACCCCGATCGCATGGCGTCGCGCATTCTCGGCATGGGCGATATGCTCACCATGATCGAGAAGGCCCAGGAGGTCGTGGATGCCAAACAGGCCGCCGAATTCGAAAAAAAACTGCGCAAGAATCAGTTTACCCTGGACGATTTCAAGAACCAGCTGCTCCAGGTGCGCAAGATGGGGTCGCTCAGCGATATCCTGGGCATGATTCCGGGGATGGGCAAGATCAAGCAGTTGAAAAACATGGAGGTGGACGATTCCGAACTGGTGCGCATCGAGGCGATCATCAACTCGATGACCCCCCAGGAACGCCGCCAGTACAACATCATCAACGGCAGCCGGAGACGACGCATCGCCAGCGGCAGCGGTACCAGCGTCCAGGACGTCAATCGCCTGTTGAAAAATTATGCCCAGGTGATGAAAATGATGAAAAAGATCGGTAAAGGCGGCATGCGCGGTATGGGACGCGGCATGTTACCTTTTTAA
- the rpsP gene encoding 30S ribosomal protein S16, translating into MAVKIRLARHGAKKRPFYRIVVADSESPRDGRFLENVGTYNPLQDPAEVTLKTDRVHYWLQQGAIPTDTVRSLLKKEGVFAPAAQ; encoded by the coding sequence ATGGCAGTTAAAATCAGATTGGCCCGGCACGGCGCCAAGAAACGACCTTTTTACCGCATTGTGGTAGCGGATAGCGAAAGCCCAAGAGATGGAAGGTTTCTCGAAAACGTGGGCACTTATAATCCGCTGCAGGACCCAGCAGAAGTGACACTGAAAACTGATCGGGTTCACTATTGGTTGCAGCAGGGTGCCATTCCTACGGACACCGTTCGAAGCCTCTTGAAGAAAGAGGGCGTTTTCGCGCCAGCGGCTCAGTAG
- a CDS encoding KH domain-containing protein has protein sequence MKDLIKSIAQALVDHPEQVEVTEIEGNQTSVLELKVAKDDLGKVIGKQGRTARAMRTLLSAASAKIRKRTVLEIIE, from the coding sequence ATGAAAGACCTGATCAAGTCCATCGCGCAGGCGTTAGTAGACCATCCGGAACAGGTGGAAGTCACCGAAATCGAAGGCAACCAGACATCGGTATTGGAGCTCAAGGTCGCCAAAGACGATTTGGGAAAAGTGATCGGCAAGCAGGGACGCACCGCGCGGGCCATGAGGACACTGCTCAGCGCGGCGTCGGCTAAAATCCGAAAACGAACGGTCCTTGAAATCATTGAGTAG
- the rimM gene encoding ribosome maturation factor RimM (Essential for efficient processing of 16S rRNA), whose translation MPDDFIQIGTITGAHGIRGSVKVYSYAESPERFAVHGKVVLIDEAGGMRQDVITWAQAHKRIVRLTLEGVRTRGEAESLKGWGVFIARSELPALEPDTYYWKDLIGLAVVTTTGEHLGRVTQIIPTGANDIYVVETPPGHPSGEILIPAISSVVLDIDIEKGFMRVELPEGLI comes from the coding sequence GTGCCGGATGATTTCATTCAGATCGGAACCATCACCGGGGCCCATGGCATTCGCGGTTCGGTGAAAGTCTATTCCTATGCGGAATCACCGGAGCGTTTTGCCGTGCACGGCAAGGTCGTGCTGATCGATGAAGCCGGCGGGATGCGGCAGGATGTGATCACATGGGCCCAGGCGCACAAACGAATCGTTCGGTTGACACTGGAAGGTGTCCGGACACGCGGCGAGGCGGAATCGTTGAAGGGCTGGGGCGTGTTCATTGCCAGATCCGAACTGCCGGCGCTGGAACCGGACACCTATTATTGGAAAGATTTGATCGGCCTGGCCGTGGTCACCACGACCGGTGAACATTTGGGACGTGTGACCCAGATCATTCCTACGGGGGCCAATGACATCTATGTGGTCGAAACACCGCCGGGACACCCGTCCGGCGAAATTTTGATCCCGGCCATCTCGTCGGTGGTGCTGGATATTGACATTGAGAAGGGTTTCATGCGGGTGGAGCTGCCCGAAGGCCTCATTTAG
- the trmD gene encoding tRNA (guanosine(37)-N1)-methyltransferase TrmD → MKFVVLTIFPELMDAFWANGIMRRAIQSGAIDTTAINIRDYAEGRHRVTDDRPYGGGCGMVMKPEPLAAATKAARQMAPRAPTLLLSPQGQRFDQRLAGQLAQLPGMILVCGRYEGVDERFTEQFVDMEISIGDFVMTGGEVGAMAVMDAVTRLIPGVLGNEDSAEQDSFGDDRLDTAHYTRPPAFEGDEVPEVLLSGHHDRIARWRCADALLRTFARRPDLLRKGRLSDEEMALLSAWHREIESIIREQIGRGPDPPSGGG, encoded by the coding sequence ATGAAATTCGTCGTTCTCACCATTTTTCCGGAACTGATGGATGCGTTCTGGGCAAACGGCATCATGCGCAGGGCCATTCAAAGCGGCGCTATCGATACGACGGCCATCAACATTCGGGATTATGCCGAAGGCCGTCACCGTGTCACCGACGACCGGCCCTATGGCGGCGGTTGCGGCATGGTCATGAAACCCGAGCCGTTGGCGGCAGCCACCAAGGCTGCCCGACAAATGGCCCCTCGGGCGCCCACGCTCCTGCTGTCGCCCCAGGGGCAGCGGTTCGATCAGCGATTGGCCGGGCAATTGGCCCAACTGCCCGGCATGATTCTGGTTTGCGGGCGCTATGAAGGTGTGGACGAACGGTTCACCGAGCAATTCGTCGACATGGAAATTTCCATCGGCGATTTTGTCATGACCGGCGGCGAAGTGGGGGCCATGGCCGTGATGGACGCGGTGACGCGGTTGATACCGGGCGTTCTGGGCAACGAAGATTCGGCCGAACAGGATTCGTTCGGCGATGACCGCCTGGACACGGCCCACTACACGCGCCCGCCGGCATTCGAAGGTGACGAGGTGCCGGAGGTCTTGCTCTCCGGACACCACGACCGGATCGCCCGCTGGCGATGTGCCGATGCGTTGTTGCGCACCTTTGCAAGACGACCCGACCTGTTGCGCAAGGGCCGATTGAGCGACGAGGAGATGGCGCTGCTGAGCGCATGGCACCGTGAGATCGAAAGCATCATACGCGAGCAGATTGGCCGTGGCCCTGATCCACCATCCGGTGGTGGATAA
- a CDS encoding RNA methyltransferase — MALIHHPVVDKNGQTIAAAVTALDLHDIARVSRTFGLDAFYVVTPLEDQQDLVRRILAHWVTGVGAQYNPDRRDALSLIRLATRLEAATADMTDRWGAAPVTIATSARRSNNNLNFDDLRGVVSDHRPALLLFGTAWGLAPEVMERADFRLDPIESGSGYNHLSVRSAVSIVLDRMCR, encoded by the coding sequence GTGGCCCTGATCCACCATCCGGTGGTGGATAAAAACGGGCAGACCATTGCCGCCGCTGTGACGGCCCTGGATCTGCACGATATTGCAAGGGTATCCAGGACATTCGGATTGGATGCGTTTTACGTGGTGACCCCGCTGGAAGATCAGCAGGACCTGGTACGGCGCATCCTGGCGCACTGGGTCACCGGGGTTGGCGCACAGTACAATCCGGATCGACGGGACGCGTTGTCCCTGATCCGCCTCGCGACGCGCCTTGAAGCCGCGACGGCGGACATGACAGACAGATGGGGAGCGGCGCCGGTGACCATTGCCACCAGCGCCCGGCGGTCGAACAACAATTTGAACTTCGACGACCTGCGCGGCGTCGTCAGCGATCACCGGCCGGCGCTGTTGCTCTTCGGCACCGCCTGGGGGCTGGCCCCGGAGGTGATGGAGCGGGCTGACTTCAGGCTCGATCCCATCGAAAGCGGCAGCGGCTACAACCATCTTTCGGTTCGGTCGGCGGTTTCGATCGTTTTGGACCGGATGTGTCGATAA
- the rplS gene encoding 50S ribosomal protein L19, with the protein MQVIKQLEKEQMRMDMPDFLPGDTVRVHVKIKEGDKERIQMFQGVVISKRKGSINSTFTVRKVSYGVGVERVFPMHSPIIDRVEIVTRGRVRRAKIYYLRKLRGKAARIREKRLG; encoded by the coding sequence ATGCAAGTCATCAAGCAGTTGGAAAAAGAGCAAATGCGTATGGATATGCCCGATTTTCTGCCGGGCGATACGGTGCGCGTCCACGTTAAAATCAAAGAGGGTGACAAGGAACGTATCCAGATGTTCCAGGGCGTGGTGATTTCCAAGCGCAAAGGCAGCATCAATTCGACCTTTACCGTACGCAAAGTCTCTTACGGGGTGGGCGTGGAGCGTGTTTTTCCCATGCATTCACCGATTATCGACCGGGTCGAAATCGTCACCCGCGGCCGCGTGCGTCGCGCCAAGATTTACTACCTGCGCAAACTGCGCGGCAAGGCGGCCCGTATTCGTGAAAAACGGTTAGGTTAG
- a CDS encoding ribonuclease HII has protein sequence MAADLWAFEQAHRNKGYNRIAGVDEAGRGPLAGPVVAGAVILPPAFDVPGVNDSKQLTHRQRERLFDRIQAEAEAVGIGIVDAAEIDRINILQASRRAMALAVAQLDPQPDLLLIDGRQGIPSELPQDTIIKGDARSISIAAASIIAKVSRDRIMKDYHVQYPLFGFDRHKGYPTQAHKAAIAAHGPCTIHRRTFRGVCEHLPWRGPLDSANGLRDG, from the coding sequence ATGGCAGCGGATCTCTGGGCATTCGAGCAGGCGCATCGCAACAAAGGCTACAACCGGATTGCCGGTGTGGATGAGGCCGGCCGCGGCCCCCTGGCCGGGCCGGTGGTTGCGGGGGCAGTCATCCTGCCGCCTGCCTTTGATGTGCCGGGCGTCAATGATTCCAAGCAGTTGACCCACCGACAGCGCGAGCGCCTATTCGATCGGATCCAGGCCGAAGCCGAAGCCGTGGGGATCGGTATCGTCGATGCCGCAGAAATCGACCGCATCAACATCCTGCAGGCATCGCGACGCGCCATGGCCCTGGCCGTCGCCCAGCTCGATCCCCAGCCCGACCTTCTGCTCATCGACGGCCGGCAGGGCATTCCGTCCGAACTGCCCCAGGATACCATCATCAAGGGCGATGCCCGCAGCATCTCCATCGCCGCCGCATCGATCATCGCCAAAGTGAGCCGGGACCGGATCATGAAAGACTACCATGTCCAATACCCGCTGTTCGGTTTCGACCGCCACAAAGGCTACCCCACCCAGGCCCACAAGGCCGCCATCGCAGCGCACGGACCCTGCACCATCCATCGCCGCACCTTTAGAGGCGTCTGCGAGCACCTGCCCTGGCGCGGCCCGCTCGATTCTGCGAACGGCTTGCGCGATGGTTGA
- a CDS encoding YraN family protein encodes MVDDRQRFGQTSEQMVAQYLQREGYRILETNYRTRAGEIDIIADHNGTIVFIEVKARRSRSYGDPKWAITPAKQRKLSMLALVYLKAHKAMYRRARFDVVTVQMVAAKPIIEVIRNAFELAYG; translated from the coding sequence ATGGTTGATGACCGCCAGCGATTCGGTCAGACCAGCGAGCAGATGGTCGCCCAGTATCTGCAGCGCGAGGGCTATCGGATTCTGGAAACCAACTACCGCACCCGGGCCGGTGAAATCGATATCATCGCCGATCACAACGGCACGATCGTCTTCATCGAGGTCAAGGCGCGACGCTCCCGCAGCTACGGGGATCCCAAATGGGCGATCACCCCGGCCAAACAGCGCAAGCTTTCCATGCTGGCGCTCGTCTACCTCAAGGCCCACAAGGCCATGTACCGGCGGGCCCGGTTTGACGTGGTGACCGTTCAGATGGTCGCGGCGAAACCCATCATCGAGGTCATCCGCAATGCCTTCGAACTCGCCTACGGATAA
- the rsmI gene encoding 16S rRNA (cytidine(1402)-2'-O)-methyltransferase: protein MPSNSPTDKSLPPGLYVVTTPIGNMADITLRALKVLAEVDLVAAEDTRHTRRLLAHHHIDRPLVSYHEHNEIERTATLIQQLEAGTAIALVSDAGTPTVSDPGYRLVQAAAERGLPIFPVPGVSAAITALSVSGLPTDQFTFVGFPSRKKNRRAEQLADLARLSHTLIFYQSPQRLQAFLDELIETLGDRPAVLGREMTKLHEEFIRGTLSDIIRALDRKGTIKGECTLLVAGAGAAEPLGEEEIDAAIHQAVEDRRAPLSDIARDLAARFNVNRKRIYDQALHYRKALDKK from the coding sequence ATGCCTTCGAACTCGCCTACGGATAAATCGCTGCCACCCGGACTCTACGTGGTGACGACGCCCATCGGCAACATGGCCGATATCACCCTGCGGGCCCTGAAGGTCCTGGCCGAAGTCGACCTGGTCGCGGCCGAAGACACCCGGCACACGCGCCGGCTGCTGGCCCACCACCATATCGACCGACCGCTCGTCTCCTACCACGAACACAACGAAATCGAACGCACGGCGACCTTGATCCAACAGCTCGAAGCGGGCACCGCCATCGCATTGGTCTCCGATGCCGGCACACCGACCGTGTCCGATCCGGGCTACCGCCTGGTGCAGGCGGCCGCCGAACGAGGCCTCCCGATTTTCCCGGTTCCCGGCGTCTCGGCGGCCATCACGGCCCTGTCCGTATCCGGCCTGCCCACCGACCAATTCACCTTCGTGGGATTTCCCAGCCGCAAGAAAAACAGGCGCGCCGAACAGCTGGCCGACCTGGCGCGCCTGTCGCACACCCTGATTTTTTATCAATCCCCCCAGCGTCTGCAGGCGTTTCTGGATGAACTGATCGAAACCCTCGGCGACCGGCCGGCGGTGCTGGGCCGGGAGATGACCAAGCTGCACGAAGAGTTCATCCGGGGCACGCTGTCCGACATCATCCGGGCACTCGACCGCAAGGGGACGATCAAAGGAGAGTGCACGCTGCTGGTCGCCGGTGCTGGCGCGGCCGAACCGCTGGGAGAGGAAGAGATCGACGCCGCCATCCACCAGGCCGTGGAGGATCGCCGAGCCCCGTTGAGCGACATCGCCCGGGATCTGGCCGCCCGTTTCAACGTGAATCGAAAGCGGATCTACGACCAGGCCCTGCATTACCGCAAAGCGCTGGACAAGAAATGA